From a region of the Candidatus Reconcilbacillus cellulovorans genome:
- a CDS encoding glyoxal reductase yields MALSLSDGPVLNNGVRMPWLGLGVWKVKNGAPVVNAVKFAIRTGYRSIDTASVYGNEEGVGQAVRESGVPREELFVTSKVWNADQGYDRTLRAFEESLARLGFDYLDLYLIHWPVKGLYKETWRALETLYREGRVRAIGVSNFLIHHLEDLMGSCKIAPMVNQIELHPRLAQPELVDFCKRHGIQPEAWSPLMQGRLDDPTLREIGARYGKSPAQVVLRWHVQRGVIVIPKSVRPERIRENADIFDFALDEEDMRHIDAMDRGERLGPHPDHIDF; encoded by the coding sequence ATGGCGCTGTCGCTTTCGGACGGACCCGTCCTGAATAATGGCGTGCGGATGCCCTGGCTCGGCCTCGGCGTCTGGAAGGTAAAAAACGGCGCGCCCGTCGTCAACGCGGTCAAATTCGCGATTCGGACCGGCTATCGCAGCATCGACACGGCGTCGGTGTACGGCAACGAAGAGGGCGTCGGGCAGGCGGTGCGGGAAAGCGGCGTGCCGCGCGAGGAACTGTTCGTGACGTCGAAGGTGTGGAACGCCGACCAAGGGTATGACCGGACGCTCCGCGCGTTCGAGGAGAGCCTTGCCCGGCTCGGGTTCGACTACCTCGACCTGTACCTCATTCATTGGCCGGTCAAGGGGCTTTACAAGGAAACGTGGCGGGCGCTCGAGACGTTGTACCGCGAGGGGCGCGTCCGTGCGATCGGCGTCAGCAATTTTCTCATTCATCATCTGGAAGATTTGATGGGTTCCTGTAAAATTGCACCGATGGTCAACCAGATCGAGCTGCATCCGCGCCTTGCGCAGCCGGAGCTGGTCGATTTCTGCAAGCGGCACGGCATTCAACCGGAGGCGTGGAGTCCGCTGATGCAGGGGCGGCTGGACGACCCGACGCTGCGCGAGATCGGGGCGCGATATGGCAAAAGTCCGGCGCAGGTCGTTTTGCGTTGGCACGTGCAGCGCGGGGTGATCGTCATTCCGAAATCGGTGCGGCCGGAGCGCATCCGCGAGAACGCGGACATTTTCGATTTCGCGCTGGACGAAGAGGATATGCGGCACATCGACGCGATGGACCGCGGCGAAAGGCTCGGACCGCATCCCGACCATATCGACTTTTGA